In Tsuneonella amylolytica, one genomic interval encodes:
- a CDS encoding catalase family protein, which yields MPADPVPYSDDLETIDTDAEAETIVALEKDFDRILETTYENSGRAIRGVHAKSHGVAKGTFTVMDGLPPELAQGLFARAGAHEAYIRMSTNAGDILHDNIHLPRGFALKVCGVEGERMPGADGSTQDFIFLNAPAFPAPNAQAFAKNLDLTSRTTDKAEWLKKIAADTFKLTNDARQALGLDPAPSLAALGGVPHSEPLSLEYFSTTPFRYGDYVAKFMLRPSAAWMKALDGATVEIGDDRDGLRHHVREQMMRNDAEWDFCVQLLRDPRKQPVEDSSVEWPQDVSPFEKVATLKIPAQDSWDEETVRTVNDTLHFSSWTGLAAHVPLGNTNRARRHTYRHSLEFRAQRSGCPMHEPS from the coding sequence ATGCCCGCGGACCCCGTGCCCTATTCCGACGACCTGGAAACCATCGACACGGATGCGGAAGCCGAGACGATCGTCGCGCTGGAGAAGGATTTCGATCGCATCCTCGAGACGACTTACGAGAACTCGGGCCGCGCCATCCGCGGCGTGCACGCAAAATCGCACGGCGTCGCCAAGGGGACGTTCACCGTCATGGACGGTCTGCCCCCCGAACTGGCGCAAGGGCTGTTCGCCAGGGCCGGCGCGCACGAAGCCTACATCCGCATGTCGACCAATGCCGGCGACATCCTGCACGACAACATCCACTTGCCGCGCGGCTTCGCGCTGAAGGTCTGCGGCGTGGAAGGCGAGCGGATGCCTGGCGCCGACGGCAGCACGCAGGATTTCATCTTCCTCAACGCCCCGGCGTTCCCAGCGCCGAACGCGCAAGCCTTCGCCAAGAACCTCGACCTCACCTCGCGCACGACCGACAAGGCCGAATGGCTGAAGAAGATCGCCGCCGATACCTTCAAGTTGACGAACGATGCGCGCCAGGCGCTGGGACTGGATCCCGCGCCGTCGCTCGCCGCGCTGGGCGGGGTGCCGCACAGCGAGCCGCTGTCGCTCGAGTATTTCTCCACGACCCCGTTCCGCTACGGCGACTACGTGGCGAAGTTCATGCTCCGCCCCTCGGCCGCATGGATGAAGGCACTGGACGGCGCGACGGTCGAGATCGGCGACGACCGCGACGGGCTGCGCCACCACGTGCGCGAACAGATGATGCGGAACGATGCCGAGTGGGATTTCTGCGTCCAGCTCCTGCGCGACCCGCGCAAGCAGCCGGTCGAGGATTCGTCGGTCGAATGGCCGCAGGATGTCTCGCCGTTCGAAAAGGTCGCTACGCTCAAGATTCCGGCGCAGGACAGCTGGGACGAGGAGACGGTGCGCACGGTCAACGACACGCTGCATTTCAGTTCGTGGACCGGGCTCGCCGCGCACGTCCCGCTGGGCAACACCAACCGGGCGCGGCGCCACACCTACCGCCATTCGCTGGAGTTCAGGGCCCAGCGTTCGGGCTGCCCGATGCACGAGCCGTCCTGA
- a CDS encoding SDR family NAD(P)-dependent oxidoreductase — MNRLGGKTAIVVGAGQQPGETIGNGRAIAMTFAREGADVLCVDRDLARAEETVSAISEAGGTAHALAADIVTDADAIVAAALERWGRIDVCVDNVGIGHSGDGPAHAHDDDAFETVFAVNFTGARRLVKAVLAPMREAGGGSIVLVSSLASTAGANMVAYEVSKAALNRFAIATALGSAKRGVRCNAILPGLIDTPMGVGGTAARDGRDLAAQREARSAMVPLKGGMGSAWDVANAALFLASDEARFVTGALLPVDGGQGARVG; from the coding sequence GTGAACAGGCTGGGCGGCAAGACGGCTATTGTGGTCGGGGCGGGTCAGCAGCCCGGCGAGACGATCGGCAACGGCAGGGCCATCGCCATGACGTTCGCGCGCGAGGGTGCGGACGTGCTCTGCGTCGATCGCGATCTCGCGCGCGCCGAAGAGACCGTGTCCGCGATCAGCGAAGCGGGCGGCACCGCCCATGCCCTCGCCGCCGACATTGTCACCGATGCCGATGCCATCGTCGCCGCGGCGCTGGAGCGCTGGGGGCGGATCGATGTGTGCGTCGATAACGTCGGCATCGGCCATTCCGGCGACGGCCCGGCTCACGCGCATGACGACGATGCCTTCGAAACCGTGTTCGCGGTGAATTTCACCGGCGCCCGGCGGCTGGTGAAGGCGGTTCTCGCCCCGATGCGCGAGGCCGGCGGGGGTTCGATCGTGCTCGTCTCCTCGCTCGCCTCGACCGCGGGCGCGAACATGGTCGCCTACGAGGTGTCCAAGGCCGCACTCAACCGGTTCGCGATCGCGACCGCGCTGGGATCGGCGAAGCGCGGCGTGCGCTGCAACGCGATCCTCCCCGGTCTGATCGACACGCCGATGGGCGTGGGCGGCACCGCGGCGCGCGACGGCCGCGATCTTGCCGCCCAGCGCGAGGCGCGCAGTGCCATGGTTCCGCTGAAGGGCGGGATGGGCAGCGCGTGGGACGTCGCCAACGCGGCCCTGTTCCTCGCCTCCGACGAAGCGCGCTTCGTCACCGGCGCGTTGCTGCCCGTCGACGGCGGGCAAGGGGCGAGGGTGGGCTAG
- a CDS encoding carboxymuconolactone decarboxylase family protein — protein sequence MRLRAPRIGPLDPASLSEEQAGAVASVTREGAAPLNIFLTFARAPEALRRFLEWGGYVLSRRNSLDPRRREIAILRTGYLCGSGYEFGQHERIGLAAGMTEAEVAATKEGAGAECWDDIDRAIVRACDELVGDHFVSDATWAALEPLGDKGRMDVVFTVGQYTQVSMMLNSFGVQLEDGDRLDPDLDRR from the coding sequence ATGCGCCTGCGCGCACCCCGCATAGGGCCGCTCGACCCGGCCTCGCTCTCCGAAGAGCAGGCCGGGGCGGTCGCGTCGGTAACGCGCGAGGGGGCGGCGCCGCTCAACATCTTCCTGACCTTCGCCCGCGCGCCCGAGGCGTTGCGGCGATTTCTGGAATGGGGCGGGTACGTCCTCAGCCGCCGGAACAGCCTCGACCCGCGGCGCCGCGAGATCGCCATCCTGCGCACCGGGTACCTGTGCGGTTCGGGTTACGAGTTCGGCCAGCATGAGCGGATCGGCCTCGCCGCCGGGATGACCGAGGCCGAGGTCGCCGCGACGAAGGAGGGCGCCGGCGCCGAATGCTGGGACGACATCGACCGCGCCATCGTGCGCGCCTGCGACGAACTGGTCGGCGACCATTTCGTGTCGGACGCGACATGGGCAGCGCTCGAACCGCTCGGCGACAAGGGGCGCATGGACGTCGTATTCACCGTGGGGCAGTACACCCAAGTCTCGATGATGCTGAACAGCTTCGGCGTGCAGCTGGAAGACGGCGACCGGCTCGATCCGGACCTCGACCGGCGATGA
- a CDS encoding acetyl-CoA C-acyltransferase — MARDAVIVSTARTPLTKAARGAFNNTTGATLGAWSIKAAVERAGIDGAEVDDVLMGCAVQQGSTGGNVARLAGLRAGLPVSVPGMTIDRQCSSGLMAIATAAKQVVIDRMDICVAGGLESISKVVGSGKMFVEPDRELLEMHPHIYMPMIGTAEVVAKRYGISREAQDEYSLQSQQRTAAGQAAGKFDDEIVPCTATMAVMDKETKEVSYKEVTATKDDCNRPDTTLEGLSNLKPVVGEGGVITAGNASQLSDGSSACVVMEAGVAAKKGLTPMGRYVGMAVAGTEPDEMGIGPVFAIPKLLERFDLKMDDIGLWELNEAFAVQVLYCRDKLGIPDDRLNVNGGSISIGHPFGMTGARCVGHALIEGKRRGVQYAVVTMCIGGGQGAAGLFEIL; from the coding sequence ATGGCACGCGACGCCGTCATCGTTTCCACCGCCCGTACCCCGCTGACAAAGGCGGCGCGCGGTGCATTCAATAACACCACCGGCGCGACGCTGGGCGCTTGGTCGATCAAGGCCGCGGTCGAGCGGGCCGGGATCGACGGCGCCGAAGTCGACGACGTCCTGATGGGCTGTGCGGTGCAGCAGGGTTCGACCGGCGGCAACGTGGCGCGGCTCGCGGGCCTTCGCGCCGGTCTGCCGGTCAGCGTACCCGGCATGACGATCGACCGCCAGTGTTCGAGCGGCCTGATGGCGATCGCCACCGCCGCCAAGCAGGTCGTCATCGACCGGATGGACATCTGCGTCGCGGGCGGTCTCGAATCGATTTCCAAGGTCGTGGGCAGCGGCAAGATGTTCGTCGAGCCCGACCGCGAGCTCCTGGAAATGCACCCGCACATCTACATGCCGATGATCGGCACCGCCGAAGTCGTCGCCAAGCGCTACGGCATCAGCCGCGAGGCGCAGGACGAATACTCGCTCCAGTCGCAGCAGCGCACCGCCGCCGGCCAGGCTGCGGGCAAGTTCGATGACGAGATCGTCCCGTGCACCGCCACGATGGCGGTAATGGACAAGGAGACCAAGGAAGTCTCCTACAAGGAAGTCACCGCGACCAAGGACGACTGCAACCGTCCCGACACCACGCTGGAAGGCCTGTCGAACCTGAAGCCGGTGGTCGGCGAAGGCGGCGTGATTACCGCCGGCAATGCGAGCCAGCTCAGCGACGGTTCGTCGGCGTGTGTGGTGATGGAAGCGGGCGTCGCGGCGAAGAAGGGCCTCACCCCGATGGGCCGCTACGTCGGCATGGCGGTCGCGGGAACGGAACCCGACGAGATGGGCATCGGACCGGTCTTCGCGATCCCCAAGCTGCTCGAGCGCTTCGACCTCAAGATGGACGACATCGGCCTGTGGGAACTGAACGAGGCGTTCGCGGTGCAGGTGCTCTACTGCCGCGACAAGCTCGGCATTCCCGACGACCGGCTCAACGTCAACGGCGGATCGATTTCGATCGGCCACCCCTTCGGCATGACCGGTGCGCGCTGTGTCGGGCACGCGCTGATCGAGGGCAAGCGCCGCGGCGTGCAATACGCCGTCGTCACGATGTGCATCGGCGGCGGCCAGGGCGCGGCAGGGCTGTTCGAGATACTCTGA
- a CDS encoding MaoC family dehydratase encodes MSPQDVAAKVGETIGTSEWVEMSQERINQFAEATGDHQFIHLDEEKAKMTPFGGTIAHGFLTLSMIPYLSANSDLPRVDGVKMGVNYGGNKTRFISPVRSGKRIRGHWKLIEMIEKRPGQWQQTNEITIEIEGEDKPALITEWIMQVFV; translated from the coding sequence ATGAGCCCGCAGGACGTGGCCGCAAAAGTCGGCGAGACCATCGGCACCAGCGAATGGGTCGAGATGAGCCAGGAACGGATCAACCAGTTCGCCGAAGCGACGGGCGATCACCAGTTCATCCACCTCGACGAGGAAAAGGCGAAGATGACCCCGTTCGGCGGGACCATCGCCCACGGCTTTCTCACCCTGTCGATGATCCCCTACCTCAGCGCCAACTCCGACCTGCCTCGGGTCGACGGCGTGAAAATGGGCGTGAACTACGGCGGCAACAAGACGCGGTTCATCAGCCCCGTCCGCAGCGGCAAGCGCATCCGCGGCCACTGGAAGCTGATCGAGATGATCGAGAAGCGCCCCGGCCAGTGGCAGCAGACCAACGAAATCACCATCGAGATCGAGGGCGAGGACAAGCCCGCGCTCATCACCGAATGGATCATGCAGGTCTTCGTCTGA
- a CDS encoding DUF5935 domain-containing protein: MIDLALLLFILGMLVLGLFRPFLWVLLYIYIDTLAPQDIGWRFVSAMPVSLIAFCAAFGGWLLADPKHGAKFAFRQWLMVALLLLCAWTTTHADFPVEAAAKWAWVWKALVFAIFLPLTLTTRLRFEAVVLTMVLTAGAIIIDGGIKTATGGGGYGRLYLFVQNNTGMYESSTIATVAIAIIPMILWLTKHGTVFPPDWRVKWFGYALVFACLLIPIGTEARTGLLCIAVLGALMLRDAKRRFLYIGSAAALGLVALPFLPQSWMARMSTLESTDEDKSASTRMAVWEWTIDYANSHPLGGGFDAYRGNKFTYMTPVRTGSGNSMSVRYEEHTDESRAFHSAVFEMLGEQGWPGLMLWLWIHLLGLWQMERIRRRWKNRTGDGERWQAPLATALQFGQVVYLVGSLFQGIAYQPFVLTLIGVQCALWSWCRRMDTAANRRGRGARRAWPGPAPDAVAAGKPALP, from the coding sequence ATGATCGACCTCGCGCTCCTGCTGTTCATCCTCGGGATGCTCGTGCTCGGCCTCTTCCGGCCCTTCCTGTGGGTGCTGCTTTACATCTACATCGACACGCTTGCGCCGCAGGACATCGGCTGGCGGTTCGTGAGCGCGATGCCGGTCTCGCTGATCGCGTTCTGCGCGGCCTTCGGCGGCTGGCTGCTCGCCGATCCCAAGCACGGCGCGAAGTTCGCCTTCCGCCAGTGGCTGATGGTGGCGCTGTTGCTGCTCTGCGCGTGGACGACCACCCATGCCGACTTCCCGGTGGAGGCGGCGGCCAAGTGGGCCTGGGTGTGGAAGGCGCTGGTCTTCGCGATCTTCCTGCCGCTGACGCTGACCACCCGGCTCCGCTTCGAGGCGGTGGTGCTGACGATGGTGCTGACCGCCGGCGCGATCATCATCGATGGCGGGATCAAGACCGCGACCGGCGGGGGCGGATACGGGCGGCTCTACCTGTTCGTGCAAAACAACACCGGCATGTACGAAAGCTCTACCATTGCGACGGTGGCGATTGCGATCATCCCGATGATCCTGTGGCTGACGAAGCACGGCACGGTGTTCCCCCCCGACTGGCGGGTGAAGTGGTTCGGTTATGCGCTCGTCTTTGCCTGCCTGCTGATCCCGATCGGGACCGAGGCGCGCACGGGACTCCTGTGCATCGCGGTGCTCGGCGCGTTGATGCTGCGCGATGCGAAGCGGCGGTTCCTCTACATCGGCAGCGCGGCGGCGCTGGGCCTCGTCGCGCTTCCTTTCCTGCCGCAAAGCTGGATGGCGCGGATGTCGACGCTCGAATCGACCGACGAGGACAAGTCGGCGTCCACCCGCATGGCGGTGTGGGAATGGACCATCGACTACGCCAACAGCCATCCATTGGGCGGCGGGTTCGACGCCTACCGCGGCAACAAGTTCACATACATGACGCCGGTCCGCACGGGCAGCGGCAACAGCATGTCGGTCCGCTACGAAGAGCATACCGACGAATCCCGCGCCTTTCATTCCGCCGTGTTCGAGATGCTGGGCGAACAGGGCTGGCCGGGCCTGATGCTGTGGCTGTGGATCCACCTCCTGGGCCTGTGGCAGATGGAGCGCATCCGCCGCCGGTGGAAGAACCGCACCGGCGATGGCGAGCGATGGCAGGCCCCCCTCGCGACCGCGCTCCAGTTCGGACAGGTCGTCTACCTCGTCGGCTCTCTGTTCCAGGGGATCGCCTACCAGCCCTTCGTGCTGACGCTGATCGGCGTGCAGTGCGCGCTGTGGAGCTGGTGCCGCCGGATGGACACGGCGGCGAATCGGCGGGGACGCGGCGCACGCCGGGCGTGGCCCGGCCCGGCGCCCGATGCCGTAGCGGCAGGCAAACCCGCGTTGCCTTGA
- a CDS encoding TIGR04063 family PEP-CTERM/XrtA system glycosyltransferase, whose translation MTRVLHVLDHSLPLHSGYTFRTRAIMAAQVAAGLDVRGMTGQRHTADGPPNEAVEGLLFHRTPGTASGPPGVREWREVGALADAIVKLAHDWRPDVLHAHSPALCGRAAIRAGAALGIPVVYEIRAFWEDAAVGNGTGRAGSVKYRLTRALEDAVVRDADAVFTICNGLRDDLAERGHPAGKIGLSPNGVDLTLFGAPPARDAALGARLGLGSGPVVGFIGSFYDYEGLDVLIDAMPRLIARQPGARLLLVGGGPMDAALRTQAEASPAREAIVFTGRVPHREVERYYSLVDVLAYPRKASRLTDLVTPLKPLEAMAQGRLVAASDVGGHRELIADGTTGTLFAPDDPAACADALADLFDDRSGRAAMRDRARAHVAEHHDWARNARRYQDVYQHLLARRNNGELSAAA comes from the coding sequence ATGACCCGTGTGCTCCACGTCCTCGACCATTCGCTGCCGCTCCACAGCGGCTACACCTTTCGCACCCGCGCGATCATGGCGGCGCAGGTCGCGGCGGGGCTCGACGTGCGCGGGATGACCGGGCAGCGCCACACTGCCGACGGACCGCCCAACGAAGCGGTCGAAGGGCTGCTGTTTCACCGCACGCCGGGGACCGCGAGCGGCCCGCCGGGGGTGCGCGAATGGCGCGAGGTCGGCGCGTTGGCGGATGCGATCGTCAAGCTCGCGCACGACTGGCGACCCGATGTGCTCCACGCCCACTCGCCCGCGTTGTGTGGCCGCGCCGCGATCCGCGCCGGCGCCGCGCTGGGCATCCCGGTGGTCTACGAGATCCGCGCCTTCTGGGAAGACGCGGCCGTGGGCAACGGCACGGGACGCGCCGGATCGGTCAAGTATCGCCTGACCCGCGCGCTGGAGGATGCGGTCGTGCGCGATGCCGATGCCGTCTTCACCATCTGCAACGGACTGCGCGACGACCTCGCCGAACGCGGGCATCCGGCGGGCAAGATCGGCCTGTCGCCCAACGGGGTGGACCTCACGCTGTTCGGCGCCCCGCCCGCGCGTGACGCGGCGCTGGGCGCACGGCTCGGTCTCGGTAGCGGGCCGGTGGTCGGCTTCATCGGCAGCTTCTACGATTACGAGGGGCTCGACGTCCTGATCGACGCGATGCCGCGGCTGATCGCCCGCCAACCGGGCGCGCGGCTGCTGCTGGTCGGCGGGGGACCGATGGACGCGGCCCTGCGCACCCAGGCCGAGGCCTCGCCCGCGCGGGAGGCAATAGTCTTCACCGGCCGCGTGCCGCACCGCGAGGTCGAGCGGTACTATTCGCTCGTCGACGTGCTCGCCTATCCGCGCAAGGCCAGCCGGCTGACCGACCTCGTCACTCCGCTCAAACCGCTCGAGGCGATGGCGCAGGGCCGGCTCGTGGCCGCCAGCGACGTCGGCGGCCACCGCGAATTGATTGCCGACGGCACCACCGGCACACTGTTCGCGCCCGACGATCCGGCCGCCTGCGCCGACGCGCTCGCCGACCTGTTCGACGACCGCTCCGGCCGGGCCGCTATGCGCGACCGCGCCCGTGCCCACGTCGCCGAACATCACGACTGGGCCCGCAACGCGCGTCGTTATCAGGACGTTTACCAACACCTGTTAGCCCGGCGGAATAACGGGGAGCTGTCCGCCGCCGCCTGA